The following proteins are co-located in the Lagenorhynchus albirostris chromosome 4, mLagAlb1.1, whole genome shotgun sequence genome:
- the RNF4 gene encoding E3 ubiquitin-protein ligase RNF4 isoform X5, protein MSTRKRRGGTVNSRQAQKRTREASSPPEMALEAEPIELVESAGDEIVDLTCESLEPVVVDLTHSDSVVVSARARRPRRNGRRLRQEHADSCVLSSDDEELPRDKDVYVTTHTPRNAREEAATGLRLCRMDVSLFLQNVATSSVASASVIPLRMLTLAQLAGKRSATSGTTPFIYEVLGCSGDGWTDRA, encoded by the exons ATGAGTACG AGAAAGCGTCGTGGAGGAACAGTAAATTCTAGACAAGCCCAGAAGCGAACTCGAGAAGCATCCTCCCCCCCTGAGATGGCCCTGGAGGCAGAACCCATAGAACTTGTGGAAAGCG CTGGAGATGAAATAGTGGACCTCACCTGTGAATCTTTAGAGCCTGTGGTCGTCGACCTGACTCACAGCGACTCTGTCGTGGTAAGTGCTAGAGC GAGGCGGCCAAGGAGGAACGGCAGGAGGCTGCGCCAGGAGCACGCCGACAGCTGTGTGCTGAGCAGTGATGACGAGGAGCTGCCCAGGGACAAGGACGTGTATGTGACCACCCACACCCCCAGAAATGCCCGGGAGGAGGCCGCTACCGGACTCAG atTGTGCAGAATGGACGTCTCATTGTTTCTACAGAATGTGGCCACGTCTTCTGTAGCCAGTGCCTCCGTGATTCCCTTAAGAATGCTAACACTTGCCCAACTTGCAGGAAAAAGATCAGCCACAAGCGGTACCACCCCATTTATATATGAAGTGCTGGGCTGCTCGGGGGACGGATGGACAGACAGAGCCTGA
- the RNF4 gene encoding E3 ubiquitin-protein ligase RNF4 isoform X3 codes for MSTRKRRGGTVNSRQAQKRTREASSPPEMALEAEPIELVESAGDEIVDLTCESLEPVVVDLTHSDSVVVSARARRPRRNGRRLRQEHADSCVLSSDDEELPRDKDVYVTTHTPRNAREEAATGLSLPHPPSGQPAILPSGTVSCPICMDGYSEIVQNGRLIVSTECGHVFCSQCLRDSLKNANTCPTCRKKISHKRYHPIYI; via the exons ATGAGTACG AGAAAGCGTCGTGGAGGAACAGTAAATTCTAGACAAGCCCAGAAGCGAACTCGAGAAGCATCCTCCCCCCCTGAGATGGCCCTGGAGGCAGAACCCATAGAACTTGTGGAAAGCG CTGGAGATGAAATAGTGGACCTCACCTGTGAATCTTTAGAGCCTGTGGTCGTCGACCTGACTCACAGCGACTCTGTCGTGGTAAGTGCTAGAGC GAGGCGGCCAAGGAGGAACGGCAGGAGGCTGCGCCAGGAGCACGCCGACAGCTGTGTGCTGAGCAGTGATGACGAGGAGCTGCCCAGGGACAAGGACGTGTATGTGACCACCCACACCCCCAGAAATGCCCGGGAGGAGGCCGCTACCGGACTCAG cctcccccaccccccatcggGACAGCCGGCCATCTT GCCCTCTGGTACTGTCAGTTGTCCCATCTGCATGGACGGGTACTCGGAG atTGTGCAGAATGGACGTCTCATTGTTTCTACAGAATGTGGCCACGTCTTCTGTAGCCAGTGCCTCCGTGATTCCCTTAAGAATGCTAACACTTGCCCAACTTGCAGGAAAAAGATCAGCCACAAGCGGTACCACCCCATTTATATATGA
- the RNF4 gene encoding E3 ubiquitin-protein ligase RNF4 isoform X4, with protein sequence MSTRKRRGGTVNSRQAQKRTREASSPPEMALEAEPIELVESAGDEIVDLTCESLEPVVVDLTHSDSVVIVEERRRPRRNGRRLRQEHADSCVLSSDDEELPRDKDVYVTTHTPRNAREEAATGLRPSGTVSCPICMDGYSEIVQNGRLIVSTECGHVFCSQCLRDSLKNANTCPTCRKKISHKRYHPIYI encoded by the exons ATGAGTACG AGAAAGCGTCGTGGAGGAACAGTAAATTCTAGACAAGCCCAGAAGCGAACTCGAGAAGCATCCTCCCCCCCTGAGATGGCCCTGGAGGCAGAACCCATAGAACTTGTGGAAAGCG CTGGAGATGAAATAGTGGACCTCACCTGTGAATCTTTAGAGCCTGTGGTCGTCGACCTGACTCACAGCGACTCTGTCGTG attgTTGAAG AAAGGAGGCGGCCAAGGAGGAACGGCAGGAGGCTGCGCCAGGAGCACGCCGACAGCTGTGTGCTGAGCAGTGATGACGAGGAGCTGCCCAGGGACAAGGACGTGTATGTGACCACCCACACCCCCAGAAATGCCCGGGAGGAGGCCGCTACCGGACTCAG GCCCTCTGGTACTGTCAGTTGTCCCATCTGCATGGACGGGTACTCGGAG atTGTGCAGAATGGACGTCTCATTGTTTCTACAGAATGTGGCCACGTCTTCTGTAGCCAGTGCCTCCGTGATTCCCTTAAGAATGCTAACACTTGCCCAACTTGCAGGAAAAAGATCAGCCACAAGCGGTACCACCCCATTTATATATGA
- the RNF4 gene encoding E3 ubiquitin-protein ligase RNF4 isoform X1, whose translation MSTRKRRGGTVNSRQAQKRTREASSPPEMALEAEPIELVESAGDEIVDLTCESLEPVVVDLTHSDSVVVSARARRPRRNGRRLRQEHADSCVLSSDDEELPRDKDVYVTTHTPRNAREEAATGLSLPHPPSGQPAILPSGTVSCPICMDGYSEVSKNKIEAFVSGSQTASVKELDERALLTGWAFDASVLQSHLGWHMAWHTSVKGEGTIFLGPTVLNSGLPCASVLCIPYLA comes from the exons ATGAGTACG AGAAAGCGTCGTGGAGGAACAGTAAATTCTAGACAAGCCCAGAAGCGAACTCGAGAAGCATCCTCCCCCCCTGAGATGGCCCTGGAGGCAGAACCCATAGAACTTGTGGAAAGCG CTGGAGATGAAATAGTGGACCTCACCTGTGAATCTTTAGAGCCTGTGGTCGTCGACCTGACTCACAGCGACTCTGTCGTGGTAAGTGCTAGAGC GAGGCGGCCAAGGAGGAACGGCAGGAGGCTGCGCCAGGAGCACGCCGACAGCTGTGTGCTGAGCAGTGATGACGAGGAGCTGCCCAGGGACAAGGACGTGTATGTGACCACCCACACCCCCAGAAATGCCCGGGAGGAGGCCGCTACCGGACTCAG cctcccccaccccccatcggGACAGCCGGCCATCTT GCCCTCTGGTACTGTCAGTTGTCCCATCTGCATGGACGGGTACTCGGAGGTAAGCAAA aataaaattgaagCATTTGTTTCTGGTTCTCAAACTGCTTCAGTCAAAGAATTAGATGAGAGAGCACTCCTCACTGGGTGGGCTTTTGATGCCTCTGTTTTGCAGTCACACTTGGGTTGGCACATGGCTTGGCACACCTCTGTGAAGGGGGAGGGTACCATCTTCTTGGGCCCTACAGTCTTGAACTCTGGGCTGCCCTGTGCATCAGTCCTGTGTATTCCCTACCTGGCCTAA
- the RNF4 gene encoding E3 ubiquitin-protein ligase RNF4 isoform X2, translating to MSTRKRRGGTVNSRQAQKRTREASSPPEMALEAEPIELVESAGDEIVDLTCESLEPVVVDLTHSDSVVVSARARRPRRNGRRLRQEHADSCVLSSDDEELPRDKDVYVTTHTPRNAREEAATGLRPSGTVSCPICMDGYSEVSKNKIEAFVSGSQTASVKELDERALLTGWAFDASVLQSHLGWHMAWHTSVKGEGTIFLGPTVLNSGLPCASVLCIPYLA from the exons ATGAGTACG AGAAAGCGTCGTGGAGGAACAGTAAATTCTAGACAAGCCCAGAAGCGAACTCGAGAAGCATCCTCCCCCCCTGAGATGGCCCTGGAGGCAGAACCCATAGAACTTGTGGAAAGCG CTGGAGATGAAATAGTGGACCTCACCTGTGAATCTTTAGAGCCTGTGGTCGTCGACCTGACTCACAGCGACTCTGTCGTGGTAAGTGCTAGAGC GAGGCGGCCAAGGAGGAACGGCAGGAGGCTGCGCCAGGAGCACGCCGACAGCTGTGTGCTGAGCAGTGATGACGAGGAGCTGCCCAGGGACAAGGACGTGTATGTGACCACCCACACCCCCAGAAATGCCCGGGAGGAGGCCGCTACCGGACTCAG GCCCTCTGGTACTGTCAGTTGTCCCATCTGCATGGACGGGTACTCGGAGGTAAGCAAA aataaaattgaagCATTTGTTTCTGGTTCTCAAACTGCTTCAGTCAAAGAATTAGATGAGAGAGCACTCCTCACTGGGTGGGCTTTTGATGCCTCTGTTTTGCAGTCACACTTGGGTTGGCACATGGCTTGGCACACCTCTGTGAAGGGGGAGGGTACCATCTTCTTGGGCCCTACAGTCTTGAACTCTGGGCTGCCCTGTGCATCAGTCCTGTGTATTCCCTACCTGGCCTAA